A region from the Drosophila ananassae strain 14024-0371.13 chromosome 2L, ASM1763931v2, whole genome shotgun sequence genome encodes:
- the LOC6500628 gene encoding L-asparaginase 1: MAERCCTCRKKEARVHVIFVGGTIGMTRNEKGELVCVPKIFCQRLNEFPTCNDKKYEVEHFSALPLLPDLPYRVLYDVLEFNPLLDSSCMGIGDWQKIAKEVAKNMCSYDGFVILHGTDTLAYTASALAFMLENLNKPVVVTGAQISIFDPRSDGRDNFLGSLLIAGNFNIPEVVVFFGNKLMRGCRTTKVNSDSFHALDSPNLPPLGKMNVKVEINSRQIFRPCTVNRFSLFSDFEPNVAMIRIYPGITASNLKESLKEPIKGAVLQTYGAGNFPRCREELLDELREAILREVIIVNITQCSAGMVSSAYATGSVLSEIGVISGYDMTQEAAFTKLAYVLAKPEWNLANKKKVLLLSLRGELTTNKIPKINDIDLIEGVARTLHMSLDLEKEQMCSTFYPALVAAAVTQGDTQKMSDLKQYGADLCDRNADGRTALHLACYLGKLNCVCYLISAGCPLNVQDRFNRTPLHEAIDTDNHEVIQALLKNGAKLCDPPLVQAELLRALTERGKVKRLESFRLAGADVTLADRTGRTALHYACQLGIHEVVEYLLPYYKNPLLKDELGMSPMDYAKAANHEHIVTLLRYKENEKKNEDPCSCAN; this comes from the exons ATGGCCGAGAGATGCTGTACATGCCGCAAGAAAGAGGCCCGTGTCCATGTCATCTTCGTGGGAGGAACAATTGGAATGACAAGAAATGAAAAAGGAG AATTGGTTTGTGTAcccaaaattttttgtcaacgGCTTAACGAATTCCCAACCTGCAACGACAAAAAATATGAAGTGGAACATTTCTCAGCTTTGCCGCTGCTTCCAGATTTGCCATATCGTGTTCTTTACGATGTTCTTGAGTTTAATCCATTGTTAGATTCCAGTTGTATGGGTATAGGGGACTGGCAGAAGATAGCCAAGGAGGTGGCC AAAAACATGTGTTCTTACGATGGCTTTGTTATTCTTCACGGCACGGATACCCTTGCATATACGGCCTCTGCACTTGCATTTATGCTGGAAAACCTGAATAAGCCCGTAGTGGTTACAGGTGCTCAGATTTCGATCTTCGATCCCCGGTCCGACGGGAGGGACAACTTCTTGGGTTCCCTCCTCATCGCCGGTAATTTCAACATACCCGAAGTGGTGGTTTTCTTCGGCAACAAGCTTATGCGTGGCTGTCGCACCACAAAAGTCAACTCTGACTCCTTCCACGCCCTCGACTCGCCCAATCTGCCACCGCTGGGAAAGATGAATGTTAAGGTTGAGATCAATAGTCGCCAAATCTTCCGGCCGTGTACGGTTAACAGGTTTTCACTGTTTAGCGATTTCGAACCTAATGTAGCCATGATTCGCATCTATCCGGGAATAACAGCTTCCAATTTAAAGGAATCTTTGAAGGAACCGATTAAGGGAGCGGTACTTCAGACGTATGGTGCCGGAAACTTTCCTAGGTGTCGCGAGGAATTGTTGGATGAGCTTCGAGAAGCTATTCTCAGGGAGGTCATCATTGTAAACATCACCCAGTGTTCCGCTGGCATGGTCAGCTCCGCTTATGCGACGGGCTCTGTGCTGTCGGAAATAGGTGTGATCTCAGGCTATGATATGACCCAGGAGGCCGCCTTCACCAAGCTGGCTTATGTGTTGGCCAAACCGGAATGGAATCTGGCCAACAAGAAAAAGGTATTATTGCTGAGCCTGCGCGGCGAGCTTACTACCAATAAGATACCCAAAATAAACGACATCGACCTTATCGAGGGTGTGGCCCGCACCCTGCACATGTCTTTGGACTTGGAGAAGGAGCAAATGTGTTCTACGTTCTATCCAGCATTGGTGGCCGCCGCCGTTACCCAGGGCGACACCCAAAAAATGAGCGATCTCAAGCAGTACGGGGCGGATCTGTGCGACAGGAACGCGGATGGGCGCACTGCCCTCCACCTGGCCTGTTACCTGGGAAAGCTCAATTGTGTGTGTTATCTAATATCAGCCGGGTGTCCCTTGAACGTGCAGGATCGCTTCAATCGGACTCCGCTCCACGAGGCCATTGACACGGACAACCACGAAGTCATCCAGGCACTATTAAAGAACGGAGCCAAACTGTGTGATCCTCCGCTGGTGCAAGCGGAGCTGCTGCGTGCCCTGACCGAACGGGGAAAAGTGAAGCGACTGGAATCGTTCCGACTGGCCGGGGCTGATGTGACGCTAGCCGATCGCACAGGTCGCACGGCACTGCACTACGCCTGCCAGTTGGGAATCCACGAAGTGGTGGAGTACTTGCTACCGTACTATAAGAATCCGCTGTTGAAAGACGAACTGGGCATGTCCCCCATGGACTACGCCAAGGCGGCCAATCACGAGCACATCGTCACCCTGCTGCGGTACAAGGAGAACGAAAAGAAGAACGAGGATCCGTGTTCGTGtgctaattaa